The Stigmatella aurantiaca DW4/3-1 genome contains the following window.
GTGTAGGAGAAGCCCACCAGGGAGAAGATGCCGATGGTTTTCAGCGACACCCCCTCGTTCTTCATCCATGCGGAGAGCGTGCTGCCCGTCAGGTACAGCGGCAGGCCCGAGGAGAAGCCCAGGGCGAACATCAACAGGACGCGAGGGTTTCTCAGCGCGGACAGGACGGAGGGAGAGGACATAGGTCGGTCGAAGGGCGCACTCTACGCCCTCCCACGCTCAGGCGATGCCTGCTTCCCCGTGGGGAGTGTCCGCTTGTCTGAGGGGGAGGAGGGCGCGCCGGGGGCGGCGGGGCGCTCAGTTCCCGACGCCATGCGTTATCGAAGGAATCTGGCCACGTCCGGAGGTTGACCCTAGAGTCAACGCCCTGAAGCTTCGCGAACCGAGGACAATGGGTTGAAGCACGGCATCGAGCTCGACAACGTCACCCGGATGGCCGGTGGGGAGATGCACCTGGCGGACATCCAGCTGGCGTTGGAACCTGGTTCATTCAACATCCTGCTGGGCCGGACGCGGGCGGGGAAGACCTCGCTCCTGCGGTTGATGGCTGGGCTGGACCGGCCGACCTCGGGCGCCATCCGCTTCAACGGCGTGGACGTGACGCGCTGGGATGTGCGCCGCCGCGATGTGGCCATGGTGTATCAGCAGTTCGTCAACTACCCCTCGCTCACCGTCTACGAGAACATCGCCTCGCCGCTGCGGCTGGCGGGCAAGCTGGGCAAGCCGGAGATCGACAAGCGGGTGAGGGAGACGGCCGCCGTGCTGCGCCTGGAGCCGTTCCTGCAACGGCTGCCCGCGGAGCTGAGCGGCGGCCAGCAACAGCGCACGGCGATGGCGCGCGCCTTGGTGAAGGACGCGTCGTTGCTCCTGCTCGACGAGCCTCTGGCCAACCTGGACTACAAGCTGCGCGAGGAACTGCGCACGGAGATGCGGCAGATCTTCCGGGACCGTCCCGCCGTCATCGTCTACGCGACCACCGAGCCCACCGAGGCCTTGCTCCTGGGAGGACGCACCGCCGTGCTCCACGAGGGGCGGCTGCTCCAGACGGGCTCGACCTTGGAGGTCTACCAGGCGCCGGCCACGGAGCAGGTGGGCCAGGTCTTCAGCGATCCGCAGATGAGCCTGTGGACCGTGGAGGTGACCGGCGCCGAGGTGCGGCTGTCGCCCGAGCTGGCCTTCCCCCTCTGCGGACATCTGCGCGGCCTGGCCCCGGGGCCCTACCGCCTGGGGCTGCGGGCCCACCACCTGAGGCTCGCCCCGGCGTCGGCCACGGATGTCCGTTTGCCGGTGCGCGTGGAGGTGGAGGAGATCAGCGGATCCGAGACGCTCATCCACGCCACGCACGGGCGCCACGCGCTCTCCGCGCAGGTCGAGGGCGTTCACCGGCACCCGTTCGGTGCGGCACTGGACCTCTTCTTTTCACCCTCCCGGCTGTTCGCGTTCGGCCCGGACGGCCGCCTGGTGGCCGCACCCCCCTCCACTCAGGAGGGCGCGCATGGCCCGAATTGAACTGCGCGGTGTGGCGCACGCGTATGGACCGGCGCCCACATCCGACAAGGACTACGCGCTCCGGCCACTGGACCTCGTCTGGGAAGATGGCGGCGCGTATGCGCTGCTGGGCCCTTCGGGCTGTGGGAAGACGACGCTCCTCAACATCATCTCTGGCCTCCTGCGACCCTCGCGGGGGCAGGTGCTCATCAACGGCGTGGACGTGACGGCCGAGCCGCCCCAGGAGCGCAACATCGCCCAGGTGTTCCAGTTCCCGGTCATCTACGACACGATGACGGTGGCGGAGAACCTGGCCTTCCCGCTGCGCAACCGGGGCCTGGGCAAGGCGGAGACGCACGCGCGGGTGGAGGAGGTGGCGGGCCTCCTGGAGCTCACCCCGGACCTGAAGCGCCGGGCCAGCGGGCTGTCCGCGGACATGCGGCAGCGCATCTCCCTGGGACGCGGGCTGGTGCGCAAGGACGTGGCGGCCATCCTCCTGGACGAGCCCCTCACCGTCATCGACCCGCACGTGAAGTGGCTGCTGCGCCGCAAGCTCAAGCAGGTGCACGAGAGCCTCCGGGTGACGCTCGTGTACGTGACGCACGATCAGGTGGAGGCGCTGACGCTGGCGGATCAGGTGGTGGTGATGAACGGTGGCCGGGTGGTGCAGATGGGAACGCCGCAGGAGCTGTTCGAGCGGCCCGCGGACACCTTCGTCGGCTACTTCATCGGCAGTCCGGGAATGAACCTGCTGCCGTGCACGGTGGAGGAGGGCGGGGTGGTGGTGGAGGGCCAGCGGGTGCCGATGGCTCCCGAGGCCTGCGCGAAGGCGCGGGCGGAGGGGGGCGAATTGCGGCTGGGCATCCGTCCAGAGTTCCTGCGGCGGGTACCGGAGGGCACCCCCTTCGCGGTCCGGGTGGAGGTGACGCAGGTGGAGGACCTGGGCCGTCACCGGCTCGCCACGGCGCGGTTGGGCACCCAGGTGCTCAAGGTGCGGCTGGCGGAAGAGGAGCGGCTGGCGGCCGGGGAGAGCTGCTGGCTGGAGTTCCCGGGGCAGTGGACAACCCTTTACGTGGGCGGCCGGGCCGTTTCCTGAGGAGGAGTGCGGGTGGACAAACCCACGAACAACCGGGCATGGCTGTTGGTGCTGCCCGTGCTGGCGGTGGTGGCCTTCAGCGCCGTCATCCCGTTGATGACGGTGGTGAATTACTCCGTGCAGGACATCCTGGGCCCCGAGCAGCACATCTTCGTGGGCACGGAGTGGTTCCGGAAGGTGCTCCGGGATCCTGAACTGCACGGAGCCCTGCGGCGGCAGTTGGGCTTCTCCCTGGCGGTGCTGGCCATCGAGATCCCCCTGGGCATCGGGTTGGCCTTGGCGTTGCCCATGAAGGGGCGCAGCGCCTCGGTGAGCCTGGTGGTGCTGGCACTGCCGCTGCTCATCCCCTGGAACGTGGTGGGCACCATCTGGCAGATCTTCGCCCGGGGAGACATTGGCCTGCTGGGCCTGGTCATCAACGCGCTGGGGTGGAAGTACAATTACACGGCGGACGCGCTGGATGCGTGGCTCACGGTGCTGGCCATGGACGTGTGGCACTGGACGCCGCTGGTGGCGCTGCTGTGCTACTCGGGGCTGCGCGCCATCCCGGAGGCCTTCTACCAGGCGGCCCGCATCGACGGGGCGTCGGCCTGGGCCACGTTCCGCTACATCCAGCTTCCCCGCCTCAAAGGCGTGCTCACCATCGCCGTGCTGCTGCGCTTCATGGACAGCTTCATGATCTACACCGAGCCCTTCGTCCTCACGGGCGGCGGTCCGGGCAACTCCACCACCTTCCTGAGCCAGTACCTCACGCGGCTGGCGGTGGGACAGTTCGACCTGGGGCCCGCGGCGGCCTTCTCGCTCGTCTACTTCCTGGTCGTCCTGCTGTTCAGCTACATCTTCTATACGGCGATGACGCAGCAAGGGCAGGAGAAGGCCTCATGAGACCCTCCCGGCTCATCGCCCCGCTCTACCTGCTGCTGAGCCTGGTGCCCATCTACTGGCTGGTGAGCATGTCGCTGAAGACGAACGAGGAGATTTTGGGCCCGTTCTCGCTCTTCCCGAGGTTGCCCACGCTGGCCAACTACCTGGTCATCTTCACGGAGCCGGATTGGCGCCAGGGCTACATCAATTCGCTCACCTACGTGGGCATCAACACGGTGCTCTCGGTGGTGCTGGCGCTGCCCGCGGCGTATGCCTTTTCGCGCTACCGGTTCCTGGGGGACACGCACCTGTTCTTTTGGCTGCTGACCAACCGCATGGCGCCCCCGGCCGTGTTCCTGCTGCCCTTCTTCCAGCTCTACTCGAGCATCGGCCTGTTCGACACGCCGTGGGCCGTGGCGCTGGCGCACATGCTCTTCACGGTGCCGCTGGCGGTGTGGATCCTCGAAGGCTTCATGTCCGGGGTGCCACGCGAGATCGACGAGACGGCCTACATCGACGGCTACAGCTTTCCGCGCTTCTTCCTGCGCATCTTCCTGCCGCTCATCCGCTCGGGCGTGGGCGTGACGGCGTTCTTCTGCTTCATGTTCAGCTGGGTGGAACTGCTGCTGGCGCGCACGCTGACCTCGGTGGAGACGAAGCCCATCGCCGCCACGATGACGCGAACGGTGAGCGCGGCGGGCATGGACTGGGGCGTGCTCGCCGCTGCGGGAGTCCTCACGCTCATTCCGGGCGCGGTGGTCATCTACTTCGTGCGCAACTACATCGCCAAGGGCTTTGCCCTGGGGAGGGTCTGAGCCGCCATGGACTTTCAATGGATGGCGTGGACCTTGGAAACGGCCCTGTTCTTCGGGGTCATCGCCGCACTGCTGCTGGCCTATACCGTCTGGGGACTGGTTTCTCCTTCGGTCCCCCGGCGTGGCTGGTTGCCCATGCCCACGGGACGGGGAGACCGCCTGTTCCTGGGGTTGATGGGCAGCGCATGGATCAACCTTGCCTGGCTTGGGCTGACGGAGGCCCCGCAGGGGATCGCCGTGGGCCTTTCACTGCTGTTCATGCTCGTCATCGGAAGATGGGGGTAGTCTTGAAGACCATACTGAGAAGCGCCGTCGCCGTGGCCGTCGCGGTCTCCTTCAGCGGATGTAAGAAGGAGTCGAAGGAAGAGGCTCCGAAGCCGGGAGCGGCGCAGCAGCCCGCCGCCGCGGCGCCGGAGGACACCGCCGCGCTGGAGAAGGCCGCGGAGAAGTGGGTGGACCAGGAGTTCACGCCCTCCACCTTGTCGCGTGACAAGCAATTGGAGGAGCTGAAGTGGTTCCGGGACGCGGCGAAGCCCTACCGGGGGCAGACCATCAACGTGGTCTCGGAGACGATCGATACCCACGTCTACGAGTCCAAGACGATGGCGAAGGCCTTCGAGGAAATCACCGGCATCAAGGTGAAGCACGACCTCATCCAGGAGGGAGACGTCATCGAGAAGCTGCAGACCCAGATGCAGTCGGGCCGCAGCATCTACGACATGTACGTGAACGACAGCGACTTGATTGGCACGCATCTGCGCTACGGCCAGGTAGTGCCGCTGTCGGACTTCATGGCGGGCGAGGGCAAGGACGTGACGTTGCCCACGCTGGACGTGGACGACTTCATGGGCAAGAGCTTCGTCACGGGCCCGGACGGCAAGATGTACCAGTTGCCGGACCAGCAGTTCGCCAACCTGTATTGGTTCCGGCAGGACTGGTTCAGCCGGCCGGAGCTCCAGCAGCGCTTCAAGAAGAAGTATGGGTATGATCTGGGCGTGCCGGTGAACTGGTCCGCGTACGAGGACATCGCCGAGTTCTTCACCAAGGACGTGAAGGAGATCGACGGGGTCCGGGTGTACGGACACATGGATTACGGCAAGAAGGACCCGTCGCTGGGATGGCGCTTCACGGACGCATGGCTGTCCATGGCGGGCGTGGGCGACAAGGGACTGCCCAACGGCAAGCCGGTGGACGAGTGGGGCATCCGCGTGGAGGGTTGCAATCCGGCGGGCGCCTCGGTGTCCCGAGGCGGAGAGACGAACGGCCCGGCGGCGGTGTACGCGCTGACGAAGTACATCGACTGGCTGAAGAAGTACGCGCCGCCGGAGGCCTCGGGCATGACGTTCTCCGAGGCGGGGCCGGTGCCGGGGCAGGGCCACGTGGCGCAGCAGATCTTCTGGTACACGGGCTTCACGGCGCCGTTGGTGAAGGCGGGGCTGCCGGTGGTGAACGCGGATGGCTCGCCGAAGTGGCGCATGGCGCCCTCGCCGCACGGCCCGTACTGGGAAGAGGGGATGAAGCTGGGCTACCAGGACACGGGCTCGTGGACGATGCTGGCGAGCACCCCGCTGGAGCGGCGCAAGATGGCGTGGCTCTACGCGCAGTTCACGGTGGCGAAGACCACATCGCTGAAGAAGTTCCTGGTGGGGCTGACGCCCATCCGCGACTCGGACGTGCGCTCCGAGCATGCGAAGAAGGTGGCGGACAAGCTGGGCGGGCTGGTGGAGTTCTACACGAGCCCCGCGCGGGATGCTTGGACGCCGACGGGAACGAACGTGCCGGACTACCCGAAGCTGGCGCAGCTCTGGTGGCAGAACGTGAGCCTGGCGGTGACGGGCGAGCAGACGCCGCAGGGGGCGATGGACAAGCTGGCCAAGGAGATGGACGACGTGCTGGCGCGGCTGGAGCGGGCGGGGATGAAGAACTGCCCGCCGAAGCTCAACCCGGAGAAGGATCCGAAGGAGTGGCTGACCACGGGCAAGGCGCCGCACCAGAAGCTGGCCAACGAGAAGCCGAAGGGCGAGACCGTGCCCTACGAGCAACTGATCCAGGCGTGGAAAGAAGGCCGGGTCAAGTAGCGCACACGGTGTGAGGGCGGCGGGTTCGATTCCCGCCGCCTCCATCCCGAGAAGCCCAGCAATCTTAACGGGTTGCTGGGTTTTTCTTGGTCCTCGTTTTCATCATGTGCCTCCAGTGTGCCCCTCTGGCGTCTCTAGCCCAGAGCAGCGCGCGGCTGGGGAATGGGACGATCCAGTTCCTGCACCGCACTCTCCCGTGCCTCGGGTGACAGGTGCGCGTACCTCATGGTCATCTCGATGGTGGCGTGCCCCATCAACTCCTGGATGACCTTGAGAGCCACGCCCCGCATCGCAAGGTGGCTGCCGTAGGTGTGGCGTAGGTCGTGCCAGCCGATGGAACCCTCCGGGCGGCTGACTCCTGCCCTACGCAGCGCTCGCAGGAGCGGGTGCTTAGTCATCCCAGCGGTGAGCGGGCGACCGTCCGTCTGGCAGAACACGTAAGGGCCGCATAGGTGCCGGTGTGCCTTGAGTGCTTCCACCGTTGACGTGGGCAGGTCCACGGTCCTTTCCCGTCCACCCTTGGGCAGCCCCACCACGTCGCGCCAGATCGTCCGGCGCACGTTGAGTTTGCCGCGCTGCAAGTCCAGGTCTGCCCACTGGAGCCCGATCAACTCTCCAAGCCGCAGCCCCGTCTTGAGCGCCACGAGGATCAACGTCCGCCACTCCGGCTCAGCGGCATTACTCATGCGCTCGGCTTCCTCGAAGGAGAGGAAGTCAAAGGCGGGCTTGTCCGTCTTGAACAGCTTGACGCGCGGGACGTGTTGGAGCACGCCCTGTTCTTGAGCCAGTGCCAGCAACTTGTGCAGGACCGTCAGAACGTTGTTGATCGACTTGAGGGAGAGCAGCTTCACCGCACCGGAGCCCTTGCGCTTGAGGAGGGCCGCCCGCGTGGGAGTTTCCTTCCGTGCGCGCGCCCCCGAGGGCTTCTTACGCATGGCCGCCTTGAAGTCTTCGATCTCCGCTGGACCGATGGCATCAAGGGGCATGTTGCCGAACGCGGGGATCAGGTGATCATCCAGGATCTGCTGCTTGGTGACGACGCTGGAGTGCTTATTGTTGTTCTCGCTGTACGTCAGGAAGCGCGGGACGAACTCCCCGAGGGTGAGAACCCGACCCGCGCCGTTCTCCTTTCCGAAGGTTCCGGTCAAGAGTGCATGGCGTATCTGTCGCTCGTACTCTTCAGCCCCCCTGCGGGTGTTGATGGGCGAGGCCTTGCGGATCCGCTCCACCCTGCCGCTGGGGTGCTGGTACTTGACGTCCACCCACCACGCCTCTTGCACCTTGCCCTCCTGAGTCTTCCACTGCCGCAGTCTGACGCTCATGACTTCGTGTCTCCGAGCGCAGGTCTGCTGTTACCGGGGCTCCACGTTAGCAGCGTGTCCCGGTGGATGCGGAGGATTCGCCCGAGCCGTGCAACCCCGGGCACCTGTTCGAGCCGGATCGCCTCGTAAAGGGTTTTCCGGTTCACCCGCAGAAGTTCGGCGGCTTCCTCCACGGTGAGAAAGGCGGGCGCGGTGTTCGCAGCCAGAGGGGGCGCGCTCATGGCCGTTCCCCCTCTTGCGGCGTCGCCTGGAGAGACCAGCGACGCGCCCTGGCGTTGCTGCTGGCGTTCCCAGCGTTGTCACCGGAGCTTCTGCCAGTGTTCTCGCCGGTGTTCTCGGCGTTTCTGCCGGTGGTGTCACCGGCCAGCCAACGGCGCACGACTGCGCCGCACATGGAGGGTTGCCCCTCCAGGGAGTTGATCCCACCCATCGCCCTGCCCGCCCTTCACAAACTCGCCAACCTGCCCAGAACTACCCAAAGCAGGAGTGACACAGCGCAGCGCCTTGTGTCCAGACGCGGGGCAAAGCGCGAGCGGTGATTGGCAAGCGTGCGGCCGGGCAACCAAGGGCCCATGCGGGCGGGTGGATGGAGCGTGCGCGGTGCAGGGCATGGGGCGGCTGAACCGTGGCGGACACAGAGCGGTGACGGGGCTTGATACGGGACTTCTACGGGACTTCTACGGGGTGCAGCTCGGCCCCACGGCCGGTGCCACCGGAGCCTACGCCCGGCGCCACCGGAGCCCACGCCCGGCGCCACCGGAGCCCACGCCCGGCGCCACCGGAGCCCACGCCCGGCGCCACCGGAGCCCACCAACGGCCCCACGCCCGGCGCCACTATGCTCGTATCGGGGCGGGCCTGTGCGCCAGTGGAACCCGCGCGTCGGACGGGTGAAGTTGCGCCCGGTGGAGTCTCCCGCGTCCAGGCTCACCTGCTGGGCGCGTGGAGCCCTCAAGCATGAGTCGTGGCGTGCGCAGTGGGACCGTAAACGGCGCGCGGAAAGGACGCCGACGGCTGGCGCATGGACAGCGCCTGACTTCGACGCGGGGGCGCTCCCCTGTCTGCTACTCTGGGGGCCTACCCGGGAGGTTCCCCCGCCTTGTTCCGACCCTTCACCCCAGGTTTTGCGCTCGCCTCCCTGCTGGTGAGCCTCACCGCTGCGGCACAGGCCGCGCCCGCAGGGCGCCCCGTCGTTCTCACGGGCAAGGCTGGCGATTCACCGTTGATCTATGTGGCGCCTGGCACCGTCACGGTGATCCTGCTGGGCGCTCCGATCCTGCGTGAGTCTGCCCAGGTGGAGGGCCGCGCCCGCTTCGCTGTATTCGAGGTGAGTGATCAAGGCGTGACGCTCTCGCCTTTGGCAGCGCTCGGTCCCGGTGAACGGCTCGCGCTGCGAGTCACCTACCGCGAGGGCTCACCCGCAAGCGTCGTGTTCCTGCTGACTGGGCAACCGGGCGCGGCGGATGGCTTGGTCAACGTGAGCCGCCCGCCGCAAACTTTCGAGGCGTGCCGCGTGGAACTGTCCGCCACGCGCGAGCGGTGCGAGGCGCAAGCCAAGGAACTGGAGGCGTTGAAGGCCCGGCCCGCAGCCTTGAGCCCTGCTGCCGTGGCGCTCGCGGGCTTCGTGACCAAGAAGGGCATGAGGGGAGCAGAGTTTGAGAAAGCGTGCTTCGCCGCGCGTGGGAGCGAGCTTCGCCCCGTCGTGTGCTGGGGCCTCGGGGGGGCAACGTGGAGCGTCGTTGTCCTTGATGTGAGCAACACCGGGGGAGAGCCGTGGGCGCCAGCGTGGGCCGAAGTTACGCCCGCAGGAGGGGAGCCGCGCCGCGCTCGCGCGGTCCTCTCTGGGCAAGCAACCATCCCGCCGGGCGGTGTGGTGAGCGTGGCCGTGGAAGTGGAGATGCCCGCGCGTGAGGAGGAAGCATGGCTAGGAGCGCTGCACGCGGTGCGGGTGTGCAACAGTGACGGGAGCCGCTGTCTGTCCATTCCCGAGGTGAAGCTGTAGCCACTGGCGAGAGGTGCACGGCATGTTCGCGGATTTTGATCCCTTGGACTTGAAGCCCGGCCAGATGGTGAGCGACTGGCGCATTGTCCGACGCATCGGGAGCGGCGGTTATGCCGTCGTCTACGAGGTGGAGAGGGACGGCGAGCGCTTCGCGCTCAAGGTGGCCTGTCAGACAGAGCGCAGCATTGATCCGAGGCAGACGGACGCGCGCGCGCGGCGCGAGGTGGCGTGCCTCCAGCAACTCAGCCACCGGAACATTATCCGCATGTTGACGAGTGGCCGGTGGCCGCATGCGCGCTCTGGCTTCCACTACATCGTTCTAGATTTCGTGGACGGCTACACGCTCGCCCGCTGGGTCGAGCGGACTAACCCGACGCCGCATGAAGTCGTCGTCCTGTTTCTCAAGCTGTTTGACGCCCTGGAGCACATGCACGCGAAAAAGGTGCTCCATCGGGATTTGAGCCTGAGAAACATCATGGTCACCAAGGATGGCGAGCCGGTGATCATCGACTTTGGAGCGGCGGACTATGCGACCGCTGAAGATTTGACCGACGGGCCGCTACCCCCAGGAACGCCGCGCAACCGCAGCCCCGAGGCTCAAAGCTTCTGGGATGAAAACCGCCTCAAGCACGGGGCCCGTTACACGTTCAAGGAAACGGACGATATTTTCGCGCTCGGGGCCAACCTCTACGACGTGCTGACGGATCCGACACCGGAACGCAGCGAGCGGCGGCCCGTGCTCAATAGCATGTTGCTGATGCCGCCCACCCCGTATCGGGCAACCAAGGGGCGCGTTCCAGGGGAGTTGAGCGCCTACGCGATGAAGCTGATCCATCGTGACCTGGAGGTGCGGCCTGCGACCGCGAAGGATGCGCGGCGCCTGCTGGCAGACTTGGAGCGCTACGAGGGCGCCGAGTGGCGAGAGCTCCCCATTCACCCGGCATCCTCGCAGCTACTGCCAGAGCCCCCGGCAACGGAGCCCTTGCCAGTGGAAGCGCGACAACCCGAGGGCCCGCAGGAGCCGATCCCTTCCCATCCGTTCCCGGTGCAGGCGGGGTCAGCGGATGCGGCGACCGTGCCTTCTGCTGCGGCCGGGGGGCCTGTGCAGCACATCCCGCGCCGTGCGTGGCTGCGTCCGGTGTTCCTCGGGACGTTGGCTCTCTCTGTCTTCGCGGCTGTCGTGGCCGCATCCGTGCTGCATAGGCCAGCGCAACCCGAACCGCCCCCCGTGGCCAGGAGCGCACCAGCAGAGCAACCCCCAGCCTCAAGCCCTCTGGCCGAAAAGCCGACAAGCCGCCCCGAACGGTTAGCCTCGCCTCTCCCTACCCAGAAGGAGGCGAGCCTGTCCGTGAAGCTGCCCGACAACTCCCCAACGCTCACCAACGGCGTACCCGACCCGCAGCAGGTCCAGAAGGCCAGCGGGCGGCGCGCGCTCATCAAGAAGTGCGCGGCGCTCGTGGCCTCCGTCGCATGGCTTGAGGCGGGCTGCACTGGCGTGCAGACGCGCCCGGATCCCGAGCCGTGCCCCGAGGAAGCCGTTAAGGCGATGCGGAAAGAGCTAGGGTGGTCAGTGGGCTACCAATACTCCGGGCCCGGCATCCTGCTGGACGTGACCAAGGGGACCTACGAGGAGCAACGCGAGCAACCCACGACCGTTTGGAAGGATGGGCCCGTTACGGGGGCGCTGATCAGGGCGGAAGGCAAGGCGCCTGCGGGGATGAGGGTAGATGGGCATCTGTGGACGACGGGAGATCGCATCTATGGACGATACGTCCGTGCCCACCTTCCAGGCGGGCGCACCGTGCCGATCTGCCTCGAACTGGCGAACCAGGGCGAATTGGGCTCGACCCTGGAAGAGGGCTCGAAGCCCGGCGCCCCTGTGGCCTCCAAGGTGTCCGGGACGGTAGCCGTTGAGCGGTGGAGGTGAGCCGGGCCCGGTAGAGCGCTTGCGGGCATTGGACAGGCAACGCGCGTCGGCCAGGTGAAGCTGGCCCGGTGGCTCCCTTTCGCATCGAGGCGGGCCTACCGGGGCGTTCCGCTGATGCTGTAGCCAGAGATCGCGCCGCGTCTAACCTTGGGCGTCGTTCCATGTCCCTGCACATGCCAGGTAGTGTTTCCCTCCGTTGCGCGGCGCCCTTTCGCGTGCTGCCAGGAGCCGATCCCACATGGCTACTTCTCGCCAACCCTGGAGCGTCCCGGGGGTGATTCTCTTCTCTCACGGCGATCTCTCGTATGAGGTGGATCTGTCGCGTCCGTTGGTCGAAGAGTTGGCGCAATCCAGGCTCGGGGAAATGACAGTCCCAGCCTGGGAGCGCACCGAGAAGAAGCGCCTGCGGGAAGTCATCGTCCGGTCCCTGCCGCCCACGTCGTCAGACGAGCCCGAAACGCTGGAGAGGATGCGCGCGCGGCTCCGGGAAGAGGCGCACCTCGCCACGTACCTGCAACACCC
Protein-coding sequences here:
- a CDS encoding serine/threonine protein kinase, encoding MFADFDPLDLKPGQMVSDWRIVRRIGSGGYAVVYEVERDGERFALKVACQTERSIDPRQTDARARREVACLQQLSHRNIIRMLTSGRWPHARSGFHYIVLDFVDGYTLARWVERTNPTPHEVVVLFLKLFDALEHMHAKKVLHRDLSLRNIMVTKDGEPVIIDFGAADYATAEDLTDGPLPPGTPRNRSPEAQSFWDENRLKHGARYTFKETDDIFALGANLYDVLTDPTPERSERRPVLNSMLLMPPTPYRATKGRVPGELSAYAMKLIHRDLEVRPATAKDARRLLADLERYEGAEWRELPIHPASSQLLPEPPATEPLPVEARQPEGPQEPIPSHPFPVQAGSADAATVPSAAAGGPVQHIPRRAWLRPVFLGTLALSVFAAVVAASVLHRPAQPEPPPVARSAPAEQPPASSPLAEKPTSRPERLASPLPTQKEASLSVKLPDNSPTLTNGVPDPQQVQKASGRRALIKKCAALVASVAWLEAGCTGVQTRPDPEPCPEEAVKAMRKELGWSVGYQYSGPGILLDVTKGTYEEQREQPTTVWKDGPVTGALIRAEGKAPAGMRVDGHLWTTGDRIYGRYVRAHLPGGRTVPICLELANQGELGSTLEEGSKPGAPVASKVSGTVAVERWR